A stretch of the Perca flavescens isolate YP-PL-M2 chromosome 10, PFLA_1.0, whole genome shotgun sequence genome encodes the following:
- the slitrk4 gene encoding SLIT and NTRK-like protein 4, whose product MSDGPQMADPSASDLMAETCSACSCMSVENVLYANCEKITVYRPTQLIPPASSLYHLNFQNNFLIVLYPNSFLNFTHAVSLQLGNNKLQNIEGGAFMGMSALKQLHLNNNELKVLRADTFQGIENLEYLQADYNLIKYIEKGAFNKLHRLKVLILNDNLIQALPDNIFRFASLTHLDIRGNRIQRLPYLGVLEHIGRIVELQLDDNPWNCTCDLAPLKAWLENMPYNIFIGEAICETPSDLYGRLLKETNKQELCPMGTGSDFDVRMPPAPPDNGQSPSKMSPTTLAPMATKAPKTTDSSKIYGNGIVAGLPPFGRNRQIVSFQTRTPPLLCPQPCSCKAHPSDFGISVSCQERNIKNLGDLLPKPQNAKKLHLSGNYIRDISPADFQGFEGLDLLHLGSNQIVTVQKGVFSNLTNLRRLYLNGNQLEQLHPEMFLGLTNLQYLYLEYNAIKEILAGTFDSMPNLQLLYLNNNVLRSLPAYVFAGVSLARLNLKNNHFMTLPVSGVLDQLQSLTQIDLEGNPWECSCDLVALKLWLEKLSDGVAAKEVKCASPVQFSNIELRLLKNEILCPKLIARPPFILTSATPVLTSLSPAGVGKAPPGGPVPLSIMILSILVVLILTVFVAFCLLVFVLRRNKKPVGRQEGLGNQECGSMSLQLRRHSHKSGKKGSIPGDDLGGETFIPQTIEHIGKSHTCGIGRSSDMDAGFKFADSQRQKIILRNSADKDKDSLSTLERNKRLSTIDELEEFLPHREPSMFIQNFLDSKRDFNSIGMGGYEIRYPEKTLDKKMKKSSLIGGNHSKIVVEQRKSEYYELKAKLQGTPDYLQVLEEQTALSKM is encoded by the coding sequence atGTCGGACGGACCTCAGATGGCAGACCCGTCCGCCTCGGACTTGATGGCCGAGACCTGCAGCGCCTGCTCCTGCATGTCAGTAGAAAACGTGCTGTATGCCAACTGCGAGAAGATCACTGTCTATCGACCCACGCAGCTCATCCCGCCGGCCTCCTCCCTATACCACCTGAACTTCCAGAACAACTTCTTAATCGTACTGTACCCTAACTCGTTCCTCAACTTCACCCACGCCGTGTCACTGCAGCTGGGGAACAATAAACTACAGAACATCGAAGGTGGAGCCTTCATGGGGATGAGCGCGTTGAAACAGCTGCACCTGAACAATAATGAGTTAAAGGTGCTGCGAGCAGACACTTTCCAAGGGATAGAAAACTTGGAATACCTTCAGGCTGATTACAATTTGATAAAATACATTGAAAAGGGAGCATTTAACAAACTGCACAGGTTAAAAGTGCTCATCCTGAATGATAATCTCATACAGGCACTTCCTGACAACATATTTCGCTTTGCCTCGCTCACACACCTGGATATAAGGGGGAACAGGATCCAGAGGCTTCCTTATTTGGGGGTTCTGGAGCATATTGGGCGCATTGTAGAGCTGCAGCTGGATGACAACCCTTGGAATTGTACCTGTGATTTAGCACCTCTCAAGGCGTGGCTTGAAAACATGCCCTATAATATTTTTATCGGCGAGGCCATATGTGAAACACCAAGTGACTTGTACGGAAGGCTCCTGAAAGAAACTAACAAACAAGAGCTTTGTCCCAtgggaacaggaagtgactttgATGTTAGAATGCCGCCTGCACCGCCTGATAATGGGCAGTCACCCTCCAAAATGTCCCCAACCACTCTGGCTCCCATGGCcacaaaagcaccaaaaaccACTGACTCATCTAAAATTTACGGTAATGGTATTGTGGCTGGTTTACCCCCTTTTGGAAGAAATAGACAGATTGTTTCCTTTCAGACACGGACCCCTCCATTGCTGTGTCCGCAGCCCTGCAGCTGTAAAGCCCACCCCTCTGACTTTGGCATCAGCGTCAGCTGTCAGGAGAGGAATATTAAAAATTTAGGTGATCTCCTTCCCAAACCCCAAAATGCCAAGAAGCTTCACCTGAGTGGAAATTATATCCGTGACATAAGCCCGGCTGATTTCCAAGGCTTTGAAGGCTTAGATTTGCTACATCTTGGCAGCAATCAAATTGTCACGGTCCAAAAAGGTGTGTTTTCTAACCTAACTAACCTGAGAAGGCTGTATTTGAATGGAAACCAGCTTGAACAGTTACACCCAGAGATGTTTTTGGGCCTCACAAACTTACAGTACCTATATTTGGAATACAATGCCATAAAAGAAATCTTAGCGGGTACATTTGACTCCATGCCGAACCTACAACTCCTGTATCTCAACAACAATGTTCTGCGGAGTCTCCCTGCCTACGTGTTTGCGGGTGTCTCTTTAGCCAGACTGAATCTAAAAAACAACCACTTCATGACCCTACCAGTGAGTGGTGTCTTGGACCAGCTGCAATCATTGACCCAGATAGACCTCGAAGGGAACCCGTGGGAGTGTTCCTGCGATCTTGTTGCCCTCAAACTATGGCTAGAGAAGCTAAGTGATGGAGTGGCTGCCAAAGAGGTGAAATGTGCCTCCCCTGTGCAGTTCTCCAACATTGAGCTGCGCCTCTTGAAAAATGAGATCCTGTGTCCTAAGCTTATTGCAAGGCCACCGTTTATTCTCACTAGCGCCACGCCTGTTTTGACCTCACTGTCGCCTGCCGGAGTTGGAAAAGCACCGCCGGGAGGGCCTGTGCCTCTCTCCATCATGATCCTCAGCATCCTCGTAGTGCTGATCCTCACTGTGTTCGTGGCCTTCTGCCTGCTAGTCTTTGTCCTGAGGCGGAATAAAAAACCAGTAGGAAGGCAGGAGGGGCTTGGGAATCAGGAGTGTGGCTCCATGTCATTGCAGCTCCGCCGTCACAGTCACAAATCGGGCAAAAAAGGCTCCATCCCGGGAGACGACTTGGGAGGCGAGACGTTCATCCCCCAGACAATCGAGCACATTGGCAAAAGCCACACCTGCGGGATCGGACGCTCCTCAGACATGGACGCTGGGTTCAAGTTTGCAGACTCGCAGAGGCAGAAGATCATCCTCCGGAACAGCGCCGACAAGGATAAAGACTCGCTTTCCACCCTGGAGCGCAACAAACGCCTCAGTACCATCGACGAACTCGAGGAGTTCCTCCCCCACCGAGAGCCCAGCATGTTCATCCAGAACTTCCTGGACAGCAAAAGAGATTTCAACAGTATAGGGATGGGCGGGTACGAAATCCGCTACCCGGAGAAAACGCTGGATAAAAAGATGAAGAAGTCGTCGCTGATAGGCGGGAACCACAGTAAGATCGTGGTGGAGCAGAGAAAAAGTGAGTATTACGAGCTAAAAGCCAAGCTCCAAGGAACGCCTGATTACCTGCAGGTGCTCGAGGAGCAGACTGCGCTGAGTAAAATGTAG